The Castanea sativa cultivar Marrone di Chiusa Pesio chromosome 11, ASM4071231v1 genome contains a region encoding:
- the LOC142615595 gene encoding putative disease resistance protein RGA4 has product MDEAILSSVAGSIIENLGSAAFEQVGSLWNVEDDLEQIRKTVSTIKAVLQDAAEEQNHNNQDRVWLEKLKKAVFDAEDLLDESKYHTELALRQKERSWSFTVKVRDFLSLISAAFVRNKMSPKISKMSQELDAIAKDREKFHWKERSTVKRIVSLNRETRPWFPHNGVIGREDEKKQIINRLLEPNNEEDVLVVAIVGIAGIGKTTLAQCVYNDDRVNTQFELKIWACVSNVFEVTTFAEKLIIGMDKDDSMELMRKKRRKFNPEEVLKDQVHKMDPLRELHNKISQKKILVVLDDSWNENCKNWNNFKGLLSSCAKGSKIVITTRDKFVVDITRASETYFLKGLSQDYSWSLFEKLAFRNRQDTKNPTLVDFGREIVGKCQGVPLVIKSIGNLLYSKKPNEWSKIRDKVVANVIEQGGDNFPILRLSYDNLPSYLKCCFAFCSLFPKNYEIDKMTVIQLWMAHEFIQLSNDTQQVEDVADEYFKDLLCNFFEELWSLKYKMHDLYHDLAELIAGSDCRLNNLDWKTRHVSFSSYLFFAKTLSLVKASSKLRTILFTHDEYASGAMDESTLITLIESFPRLRALDLHRLEIEIIPNSIEKLIHLRYLDLSFNPIKTIPNSITALLNLQTLKLQKCHNLEQLSRDITKLVSLRHLDDRGCFKLRLPQGLRKLTGLQSLPLFIARNNGGLGELNGLNNLRGTLEIKISEQLEDPNSDCEVKNLKEKQYLEKLKLTWAHQEGHDEMLLDSLQPHPNLKVLEVYGYTGVTFSSWLPSIENLVDITLRRCDRCNHLPPLSELPFLESLCLYGMKDLECISDRDISEEVSTLPFFPSLKSLRIWNCPNLKGWWRSPSMTDHQQHQHNRSLPSFPCLSSFSIEKCPNLTSMPLFPYLGEYLYLSNVSSKLFQETILPSSSSSSSSHLSKLKSMSIGNLPDVVSLPDGWVSNLISLEQLYIFSCKELNLGSDVDGMEWRHLNRLTRLHFYGLPKLNSLPVGLQHVTTLETLEIVDCPELQRRCEKETGQDWDKIAHVTNVISFTLPPPPPLP; this is encoded by the exons ATGGATGAAGCAATCCTCTCTAGCGTTGCTGGGTccataattgaaaatttgggcTCTGCTGCTTTTGAACAGGTTGGATCGCTCTGGAATGTTGAAGATGACCTTGAACAAATCAGGAAAACTGTTTCCACAATTAAAGCTGTACTCCAGGATGCAGCGGAGGAGCAGAATCACAATAATCAAGACAGAGTCTGGCTCGAAAAGCTCAAGAAAGCAGTTTTTGATGCAGAGGACTTGTTGGATGAGTCTAAGTACCACACTGAATTAGCTTTGCGGCAGAAAGAGAGGAGTTGGAGTTTTACAGTAAAGGTACGCGATTTCTTAAGTTTAATCTCAGCTGCTTTTGTACGTAATAAGATGAGTCCTAAAATAAGTAAAATGAGTCAGGAACTAGATGCAATAGCCAAAGATAGGGAAAAGTTTCACTGGAAAGAACGCAGTACTGTAAAGCGTATTGTGAGTCTGAATAGGGAGACTCGCCCATGGTTTCCTCATAATGGAGTTATTGGGAGAGAAGATGAGAAAAAGCAAATCATAAATCGCTTATTAGAGCCTAACAATGAAGAGGATGTTTTAGTTGTTGCTATTGTGGGGATCGCGGGGATAGGCAAGACCACACTTGCTCAATGTGTTTACAATGATGATAGAGTCAATACACAATTTGAGCTAAAAATATGGGCGTGTGTCTCAAATGTCTTTGAGGTGACAACATTTGCTGAAAAACTAATAATTGGTATGGATAAAGATGATAGCATGGAACTAATGCGAAAGAAACGTCGTAAGTTTAATCCTGAAGAAGTCCTCAAGgatcaagtccacaaaatggatcCATTGAGGGAACTTCAtaacaaaatttctcaaaagaaaattttagttgtgTTGGATGATTCATGgaatgaaaattgtaaaaattggaataactttaaaggactTTTAAGTAGTTGTGCAAAGGGAAGTAAGATTGTAATAACTACGCGTGACAAATTTGTTGTAGATATTACACGTGCTAGTGAAACATATTTTCTTAAAGGTCTCTCTCAAGACTATTCTTGGTCTTTATTTGAGAAATTAGCATTTAGAAATAGGCAAGACACCAAAAACCCTACACTAGTAGATTTTGGAAGGGAGATTGTAGGCAAATGTCAAGGAGTACCCCTAGTGATAAAGTCCATTGGAAATTTATTGTACTCTAAGAAACCAAACGAGTGGTCAAAGATCAGGGATAAGGTAGTAGCAAATGTAATTGAACAAGGGGGTGATAATTTTCCAATTCTAAGGTTGAGTTATGATAATCTTCCATCatatttaaaatgttgttttgcCTTTTGTTCTTTATTTCCTAAAAATTATGAGATTGATAAGATGACAGTGATTCAACTCTGGATGGCACATGAGTTTATCCAATTATCAAATGATACTCAGCAGGTAGAAGATGTTGCAGATGAATACTTCAAGGATCTACTCTGtaatttttttgaggaactATGGAGTTTAAAATATAAGATGCATGATTTATATCATGATCTTGCAGAATTAATTGCAGGGTCGGACTGTAGACTTAACAATTTGGATTGGAAAACTCGCCATGTATCATTTTCtagctatttattttttgctaaaactttAAGTTTGGTTAAAGCAAGTAGCAAGCTACGTACAATTCTTTTCACACATGATGAGTATGCATCTGGTGCCATGGATGAGTCAACATTGATTACACTAATTGAGAGTTTCCCAAGGTTGCGTGCATTAGATTTACATAGATTGGAGATTGAAATAATTCCAAATTCTATAGAGAAGTTAATACATTTGAGGTACTTAGATCTTTCTTTTAATCCTATTAAAACTATTCCTAATTCAATTACAGCATTGTTGAATTTGCAAACACTAAAACTTCAAAAATGTCATAATCTTGAACAATTGTCTAGGGACATCACAAAATTGGTTAGCCTCAGGCACCTTGATGATAGGGGCTGTTTTAAGTTGAGATTGCCTCAAGGATTACGAAAACTGACTGGTCTTCAATCATTACCATTATTCATTGCGAGGAATAATGGTGGACTAGGCGAATTGAATGGGCTAAACAACCTCAGAGGAACACTTGAGATCAAAATTTCAGAACAATTGGAAGATCCTAACTCAGATTGCGAGGTcaaaaatttaaaggaaaagCAATATCTTGAGAAACTGAAATTAACATGGGCTCACCAAGAAGGACATGATGAGATGTTATTAGATAGCCTCCAGCCACATCCAAATCTCAAAGTTTTGGAAGTGTATGGTTACACTGGTGTGACATTTTCAAGTTGGCTTCCTTCTATCGAAAATCTTGTTGACATCACTTTAAGGAGATGTGACAGATGCAACCACCTGCCACCATTGTCTGAACTCCCATTTCTAGAAAGCTTATGTCTTTATGGAATGAAAGATTTGGAATGCATATCAGATCGTGATATAAGTGAGGAAGTTTCTACTTTACCCTTCTTCCCATCGTTAAAGTCTCTTAGGATTTGGAACTGCCCTAACTTAAAGGGATGGTGGAGGAGCCCATCAATGACAGATCATCAACAACACCAGCATAACCGGTCACTGCCTTCATTTCcttgtctttcttctttttctattgaAAAATGTCCTAATCTGACTTCCATGCCCTTGTTTCCTTATCTCGGAGAATACCTATATCTAAGTAACGTTAGCTCAAAGCTTTTTCAAGAGACAATACTTCcctcttcctcctcttcttcgtCCTCTCATCTCTCCAAATTAAAATCTATGTCTATAGGAAATCTGCCAGATGTTGTGTCTCTGCCAGATGGGTGGGTATCAAATCTAATTTCTCTCGAGCAATTATACATTTTCTCTTGCAAGGAGTTAAATCTAGGAAGTGACGTGGACGGAATGGAATGGCGACATCTCAATCGCCTCACTCGTCTGCACTTCTACGGCCTTCCAAAACTGAATTCCTTACCTGTAGGTCTTCAACACGTTACAACCCTAGAAACACTGGAGATTGTCGATTGTCCCGAGTTACAGAGAAGATGCGAAAAGGAAACCGGTCAGGATTGGGACAAGATCGCACATGTCACTAACG TTATATCATTTAcattgccaccaccaccaccactaccataG
- the LOC142615491 gene encoding uncharacterized protein LOC142615491, with product MTTVRSISRFRPSDRRNRHRQRSFRRSNVDLFGECFSICSIYHSFEESSINFRQWRKRKRKRSMELNKKIPFTPSFQLHLSCCSNRSQPHPFSALLVVCPHPFSSTVYSEAEMMWNLSTIYNL from the exons ATGACCACCGTCCGTTCCATTTCCAGATTCAGACCATCAGATCGCCGGAATCGGCATCGACAACG gTCTTTTAGAAGAAGTAACGTGGATCTCTTTGGGGAATGCTTTTCAATTTGTTCAATCTATCATTCTTTTGAAGAATCAAGTATTAACTTCAGACAATGG agaaagaggaaaagaaagagatcgatggaattaaacaaaaaaattcccTTCACTCCATCGTTTCAACTTCATCTTAGCTGCTGCTCTAATCGTTCTCAACCCCATCCCTTCTCTGCTCTGTTAGTTGTCTGCCCCCATCCCTTCTCTTCAACGGTGTATTCTGAAG cTGAGATGATGTGGAATCTTTCTACAATCTATAACCTCTAA